Proteins from a single region of Lasioglossum baleicum chromosome 1, iyLasBale1, whole genome shotgun sequence:
- the LOC143213007 gene encoding uncharacterized protein LOC143213007 isoform X3, with protein MAKGFVVVCAVLLAIVLVGAKPLPQSDINDSETLQSADTLHNGYAFWFGRPYYEMDDDAGYNGGFDSLVKQRTSTMSYANVGGGWGR; from the exons ATGGCCAAAGGTTTTGTCGTGGTTTGCGCTGTTTTATTGGCGATAGTTCTCGTCGGTGCTAAGCCACTTCCCCAGTCGGATATCA ATGACTCGGAGACATTACAATCAGCGGATACTTTGCATAATGGTTACGCATTCTGGTTCGGCAGACCTTATTACGAAATGGACGACGACGCCGGCTATAATGGCGGCTTTGATTCGCTGGTGAAGCAACGAACATCCACCATGTCCTACGCTAATGTTGG GGGCGGATGGGGTCGTTAA
- the LOC143216326 gene encoding uncharacterized protein LOC143216326: MWNSIAILASLATLRAGAALLEDTESDGLKPNYDPVMHRFYGPWNTLHKRNGDYVDYNDYGGRIPGFSQSSSDLPRNGPPEFQRNLDEAPANYGDRLVAFNSDYKWKPMGLADFRTGIRSSGSKGLQN, from the exons ATGTGGAATTCGATCGCGATCTTAGCCTCGCTGGCTACATTGCGCGCAGGCGCTGCGTTGCTTGAGGACACGGAATCGG ACGGACTTAAACCAAACTACGACCCCGTGATGCATCGTTTCTACGGGCCATGGAACACTCTACATAAAAGAAACGGCGATTACGTCGACTACAACGATTATGGCGGCCGTATCCCGGGCTTTTCCCAGAGTTCATCGGATCTTCCGCGCAATGGTCCACCAGAATTCCAGCGGAATCTGGACGAAGCACCGGCGAATTATGGCGACCGTCTCGTGGCGTTCAACTCGGACTATAAATGGAAGCCGATGGGACTTGCAGATTTCCGTACCGGTATCCGCAGTAGCGGGTCTAAAGGGCTACAAAATTAG